The genomic segment TGAGTTTTAATCTATCAAACAGATTTAactcgtttttgtttttcagtttgtgtcagAGTGTTGTGGTTTGTGACGTCACTGGCtcgtgtatgtgtatgtgtgtgtgtgttgtgtaaaaacATTGACACAGGCTGCTGCAGGAAAGTGTGCTCGTCCTGTTTCTCTGGACCTGTGCGGTGAACTGTGCTCACTCCAGGAGCTGCTCAGCGTTTTTCTGCAGAAAACCTCACCGTGTCAGCGAGCTGcaccgaggaggaggaggaggaggagtggaccCCGGCTCTCCGCTCTTCCTCACTCCCTACCTGGAGAAGGGCGCTATAGATGAAGGTACAGCCCCCACCAACAGGACACACTCTACAGCTGAACGATTTCCAATACATGTCTAATTCTAGCATCTCATTATTCTCAGTGTTGTAatgaaacaaagtacaaatatgtaTTAAATGTTATAGGGTTAGACATTCTTTAATATAAATACTCAGCGTTGGTGTTCATTTGATTCTCAGATGTGGGGAAAACACTGGCAAACCCTTCATTTTACATAAATGCTTCATCTTTcccttttaatatttcataagTATTGAATCAGAAAGTTCCATCTGTGAGTTCCTCTTTgagtgtagtgtgtgtttgacttttcTGCTCTTTGGCTTTTCAGTTTCCTCAGCAACGACCTGCTTTCATTTTTTCCTCCAACACCAAAAGATTAGACTCTTTTAAATTCTCGGGCCTCTTggtgtcattttctctctgataAATCAAGAGTAGAGTGACTCATGCGTTGGACAATCCCTTAAAGTCAAAGCTTGTAACAAAGGTAAAGTTTCAGTGGAGACCAACAAGAACCAGAAGGGACAGCTATAGTCTGATCAGATGAACTTTGTAACACAATGAAACTGtactacaaaaaaacatgttaacgTGTTCAAATTAGTAACCACGTGTGTGGTCATTGTCCTCACTGTGGCAGTGATTACGCTGCAATATCTATAAAAGAACTGTATTTTTGTATAATATTCACAGTATTGTGAGAGTGCTTGTCCAGGTTTTGAAAGTCTTACCTTGAAAAAGGGCAAAAACCCTGCTTACTATTGCATTGTCAGTATTGTTTCTGTGTTATTTATATGGTAGAATGTCACCAATcggcatgtactgtatgtttgtgtttatgaatataaatgtgttttgtttttttgttctttctccaGCTCGGCAACTGAGTCTTGTGGGGACACTGCCAGGTGCCAATGTTAAAAGCTATGCTGGGTATCTGACCGTCAACAAGAAATTCAACAGCAATCTCTACTTTTGGTTCTTCCCTGCACTCAAGGTGAGCTCAGACTTCTTCTACAGTATAGTATACATGTAACTTTCACATAAAGCTCAGGcatctgtgttgctgctgtttgggCCATGATGATGCAAGTATgagatcaattaaaaaaaaaaaaaaaaaattatatttattttatatacttattttattttatatacttaCCGTATTTCAACTGTGGTTTCTCAGTGAGTGTGAGGTAAGAAAGTGCACCATGTCTATTTAGCTGAGTGACAGGTGATTTCAAACCAAGTCGGGATGAGTGAATTTATTCTAAAAAACTTTGAAGAGCTTGTCTTTTGATGAATATGACATTGCAGTGAATCCCTATCCTATCCGTGTAGAGAGGATAGTGTTTACCCATGTGCAGAGAAAGTTCACTGCATACATCGAATGCCCCTCGAAttgacacttttcttttataaaattAGAGATTAGATTACAgtcactttattgtcattaaataAGTGCAGTACTCGTAAATAGTTACAGTTCAATGCAAATGCAGTAAAATGTCAGTTATTTTTATACTGTTTCCCTCAATGTTAGGCTGTAAGTTATTTTCATATTGTAcaatcatttattcaaatatttaaaagtgacaaaagccagacatttgacattttgaaacatTTCCACAGTAATAATCAAAAAAGCGTAACTTAAGTTACCACAAGGTGGAGCTGAGATCTAACTTTAAAATCCCTTTGATCATTTCTTTGACAGCCAATCCAAGACAAGGCTCCGGTCCTGCTGTGGCTGCAGGGGGGACCAGGTGGCACCTCCATGTTTGGTCTTTTTGTGGAGCACGGACCATATGTGGTTTATAAGAACCTGACTGGTAGGAACTGATTTGttgtgtgagcatgtgtatttgttgtcaAACAGATTTAATTGCTGACCATTGTGTCTTTTTCGTCTTTACAGTTGGTTTAAGAGACTACGCTTGGACAACCAGATATTCAGTCTTGTACATTGACAATCCAGTAAGTATTTATTAGCAGACAAAGTACAAGACAACacatgtgtctatatatatatatatatatatatatatatatatctatatgaaTCTTAACTTCTTGTGTCTTCAGGTTGGAACTGGTTTTAGCTTCACTGATGACGACAGAGGTTTTGCTCAGGATCAGGACGACGTTGGCAGAGACTTGTACAGGTAACAACACTGCAGTCGTTCTGTCAGTTCAGCCGCGTGACGGTCTTGTGTTTCGCTGCTTCCTGTCTCCttttgactttatttctttttccgTCTCTTTCTTCACAAGTGCTTTAACGCAGTTCTTCCAGATCTTTCCCGAGTATCAGTCCAATGAGTTCTATGCCACCGGAGAGGTAATGTTTCCTTTGTGATTGTTGCCTAAACATTTGGAGTAGCAACAACGTCTTATCCTCATATACTGGTACACTGTAACTTATATCACTATGTAAACCTGTGTCTGTGCGCAGTCTTATGCAGGGAAGTACGTTCCTGCCATTTCTTACTACATCCACAAAAACAACCCAACTGCAAAGGTGAAGATCAATTTCATGGGCATGGCGATTGGTGATGGGCTTTGTGATCCAGAAATGGTTTGTATCTAACATTGTGTCCTCATCTTTATTTAAGATCCCCCCCGGTGTCCTGATTGTACTCATTTCTGACCTCTTTTCTAGATGCTCGGTGGTTACGGTGAGTTCCTGTTCCAAACTGGCATGATTGATGAACACCAGAAACAGTATGTTGTCCAGCAGACTGACCTTGGGGTGGAATTCATTCAGCAGGAGAAGTGGGTGGAGGCTTTTCAGGTAAAAGCGGTGCACTGGTTCCCAAGTTGACATGATCTgttatgtacattttacattaacGATATTTTCTCATGCAAGAATCAAAACGTTGAATCCCATTTCCTCAGGTCTTTGATCGCTTGCTGAATGGTGACGTGGATCCATATCCCTCCTTCTTCCAAAACGTGACCGGCTGCACCAACTACTTCAACTACATGACATGTCAGGTAAACACCCGCGCTGTGACTTCTTAGAGAAACCTCCCCAAAAGTGTCTTGCCGTTTTCAATTTTATGTATCGACACCGCAGGAGCCTGAAGACCAGGAGTATTTCTCGCAGTTTGTGACTCTGCCTGAGGTGCGGCGTGCCATCCATGTGGGCAATCTGACGTTCAACGACGGCTCTGAGGTGGAGAAACACCTCGTGCAGGACGTCATGAAGAGCATCAAACCGTGGCTGGGAGTTCTGATGGACAACTACAGGGTGAGGGGTGGACAAGTCTGTAATGATCcgtgtatgtatataatgtattttttttaaaacccccGTTTCCTTGTTTCCAGGTCTTAATCTACAGTGGTCAGCTGGACGTGATCGTAGCTGCTCCACTGACCGAGAGGTTTCTGCCGACCGTTAACTGGACCGGAGCCGCCGAGTTCAATTCCGCGCCACGCTACCACTGGAAGGTCCAGCCCACTGACACGGAGGTGGCAGGTTATGTAAAACAAGTGAAAGACTTTTACCAGGTGAGCACAACGTTAAGTCCATTCAGCTGATATTGGACGAGAAGCAGGACGGGtcgtatttattttaattgtctcTTGTTGCTCAGGTCATCATCCGAGGAGGGGGACACATTCTTCCTTACGACCAACCAGCGAGGTCCTTCGACATGATCGACAGATTTCTCTCAATACGAGGCTGgatatgaaatgttttgtattaaaaatgCAACCAAAGTACCTTCACCTCCAAATGAACACGATCTTAAATTAGcgcctcttcatcatcatcatcatcattcattgtaAATCAGCACATGCTTTGTTGATTTGCTGCGCATCTTTGCAAATGAAATGTCATTGATTTTCTGGGATTTTAGCAGATGTGATATTTGTTGTAACCTGTAACTTGACTGCAAATGAAATAAGTTCCTGGATGAATGTCACTGAATAGCTGCCTGTATATTTCAGAGTTTGAATCaaatggtaaaaaaagaaactgcagcTTCATTTGATTAtcagtttttcttcatgtggtggaaaaaaacttgaaataagagaaatgacttcaaataaaattatttttttgtaaattaaaaatgttttaatgttcagAAATGACTGCAATTCCCATTCCACTGATTGTGACTGTTATAATGAAGCACTGATAATTCCTTACAGGTTAATTAACTGTGAAGTTAAAATTAAAGTGTACACCAGGGGTCGCTGTTCTCCACAGATATTCTGTTGCGTCCTTGAAACTCAAAAAACGACAACACTGCAAAACTAATGTGGTCATTTCAAATGAGCCTGAgttgaaagaataaataatttaGGGGAAACTTTACATGTTGCAACAAAACTTTTGAAAAAAATCTGTACACTTTGCATGTTCATGTCATTGTTACAGCTCAAATGTAATTGACTGGCATCTTGACAAAGTGCTTCAAAGATGTTTGTGTTATGAGTTTAACCGCTGTGTTATTTCATCGGGCAACTGTGGAGCTGTCTAGACAGTTCAATAATTAATGAGTATTTTAAACATCTAATTATTTAATGAGCAGATATGTCTCGAGGACATGTATCGTGGGGGGGATTCTGCTGATCGTTCAGTTTCAACGTTAGTTTATTACTTAAGTGTTTTGTTCCCGTTTGCCCCCACAGAAACGATTTCTGTGAACTTGGCAGATTGAAAGTTGTGTTATCGAATCACGCCATGTAGTTGTATGTTACGGAACAAGTGCTTTATTTTCATACCATAATGTACATAACTGCAGTGATAACTTTCACATCTGTACAAAtgcaaaacataaacatgaagaCAATGTCattacagactcacacagaaattattatttctttttcttctttttttttttttttttacaaagttatGCAAGTAAGAATGGATCCGTCATTTCATTACATATAAACAATTTATTTAAGCGCTGAAATGTAGCCTCAACATACAACGATAGGCAACAAGTGCTATGCAAACCTTATTTACAGACATGTACCACACATTTGCTCCCTTCAAAAAGAAAGGTGGTTTCATTACATGTGCAGGATTACAGAAATGACTGACTTTATGTACAATAGTTATTTAAAATAGTTCCGTTATAGCATAATTAACGTGTGATAATTGTTCTACACGGCTCACACAAATccacacagccacagccacacactgATCATCCGTCTGTCTGCCGATACAGtaacaaatgtctttttctgaACCTGGATCATGAAGTAGAGACTCATTATTTGACTGTAAAGTAGCCACATCATCCTAACGATAAGAGTTTAAAGTAATTTATGGTCCTAGCAATATTTTCACATGCGAGACGTTGAATTTGGAATGGTCTAGTAATCaatatatcatttataaaacaaccaaaaataaGGCAAGCTTCAGGTCAAAGGGGTTGGTGCAACTAAGCCCTTTTCAAGTGAATCAATTTCTTTGTCTAATCAATACACGCATATtaaaccacgcacacacacacacacacacacatggattaAACAGTCTGAATGAGGATGAATTTAACCAGctatgatgacaaaaaaaaaaagagcgttCTCAATTCACATCCTTCATCTTTGACAAAGTTGAAGCTGGATTTCTCGTTTTCCCCCCCAGAATAAAAACGGTGCAAGCTCTAGGTTTCCTTCTCTTATCTACAGGCATGTGACGTATGCCAGGCACAGGTTCTCGTTAAAGCCAAACACAGTGAAGTTATGTTCTCGCTGGTGTGTGGAAAAACAGGGGGATCGCTGAGAGTTACTCAGACCTTAATATGGCTATTCTACCCTCTGGCATGGCAGAGGACAAAGTGCATAGACGGCTCTATGATCACTCCACCTGTTTCGTGGAATGCATCGTATCCATCctactgtaaaacacacagtgcATTATGGTCATCATGCTCGTGAATTGACATTCCTGgtcatagaaaaaaaaggaaagacagaggAGTTGTAGGTCAACAGGAGAAGGCATTAAGTTTCAAGGCTAACAGGAAGATAGAAAATGTCAATCCAGTATCATCCAACGCCAAGCTGAGATACAGAGGAGGCCTGAGAGAGAGGGCAGAGGTCAAGTGGAACATGGGTTATTTTTCTCCTTGGTCAGCTGGTTTTGCCCTGCAGTAACATGCAGCAGACATCTACAGTAAAGCCAATAACAAGGGAAATAACGATTAATGCTTTGACTGTATAAAGGAAAGGTGATTGATAAGATTATTATGGTGatagaaatgttttttgttttttgttcaggcacattgtgacattttagaaAGCACAGGCATACAATGCTTCTGTTCAGAAACTCTTACACAATGCCAGTTTTGGGAAAaccagtttgaaaaaaaaaataaacaaactaaatgaAACATCATGGTCactttctcactctctgtttgtATCGCTCTTTACACACACCGGTTGCTCTGCAGCAGGAGAAAGCGAAGCACAAgcaaaatattattatacatttttcacaTGCACAcgaaacaataaaagaaatatgcaGACGTACACAATCAAAAGTTATTGGAATTTGAATCCAAAATGTGGATCCAGACGCacaaacataacaacaaaataaaagaggccTCAATAATTAAAGCTTCAGTTGGTCCTGGAGAGCGGAGGAGCTGCCTCACTGGTATCACAGTGTACAGTTCTGGAGCTGTAACAGCACCGCATGTCCTTCAGGGACCAGAGTGGCTGACCACGCTGATCACATCGTGGACATACAGCAAAGAAGATGATCAATACTCCAATGTATTGCTTCTATTTGATCGTATGATACGTTCACTGTCATGCTATGTGTCATAACACTGTTTGAGACCACCTCTGACAGGGAGAAGGTTAACAGTCTGGTACATTTCTCAGGaggaaatagaaaaagaaaaggatcgTTACACCTGCTTGCATATTCCTGTATTCAAGACATCATGGTGACAGTTCGACTCGGTTTGAGGAGAAGACTTAAAGGCAGCAACTCCTCACTCGCTCATTCCGGGTCTTCTGTATGATTACACATGCTACATACGTGTGACACATGGTGTGTATGCATGACTTGTGATTCAGTCCATTAGGCATTCAGAGATGTAAGCTCTGCTCGAGATGACAGTGCGAGGACAATGCCccccctttctttcttctggGGTCCATTTTGTACCATTACACGACGGAGGAAAGTCACTTAAATGCTGCATGAGATTAGCAAAACTctgctaaacaaaaaaaaacaaacaaacatttatgcaTGAATAGGGTTGCTGTATTAAAAATACATACGGTAGCTACTGTATAAAGAACAGCCTCACGGTCCTTTGAGGTTTTTCcttgatggagggagagagggtgagCATCAAGTGCAGCTGGTGACCCTCATAAAAGGGAGCAAGGGGGCAACAGTCGGGGGTTATAGTCTCTCTGGTCCCTAGTGGATGGGGTTAATGTCTGTGCGGTGGTTGGCTTGTCCGTGCACACCGCTGCCCCCTACAGTCGTGGTAGAGGTGGTGATGGTGTTGTGCTGAATGACCTGCTGCTGCGAACACGCTGGCGTTGGGCTTCCCGCCGGACTGCTCTCTGGACCTGGGGAGACAACAGAGACGTCACTGAAGAGggacaacg from the Solea senegalensis isolate Sse05_10M linkage group LG9, IFAPA_SoseM_1, whole genome shotgun sequence genome contains:
- the cpvl gene encoding probable serine carboxypeptidase CPVL, translating into MRLLQESVLVLFLWTCAVNCAHSRSCSAFFCRKPHRVSELHRGGGGGGVDPGSPLFLTPYLEKGAIDEARQLSLVGTLPGANVKSYAGYLTVNKKFNSNLYFWFFPALKPIQDKAPVLLWLQGGPGGTSMFGLFVEHGPYVVYKNLTVGLRDYAWTTRYSVLYIDNPVGTGFSFTDDDRGFAQDQDDVGRDLYSALTQFFQIFPEYQSNEFYATGESYAGKYVPAISYYIHKNNPTAKVKINFMGMAIGDGLCDPEMMLGGYGEFLFQTGMIDEHQKQYVVQQTDLGVEFIQQEKWVEAFQVFDRLLNGDVDPYPSFFQNVTGCTNYFNYMTCQEPEDQEYFSQFVTLPEVRRAIHVGNLTFNDGSEVEKHLVQDVMKSIKPWLGVLMDNYRVLIYSGQLDVIVAAPLTERFLPTVNWTGAAEFNSAPRYHWKVQPTDTEVAGYVKQVKDFYQVIIRGGGHILPYDQPARSFDMIDRFLSIRGWI